In Comamonas koreensis, the genomic stretch CGCAAAATCGGGCCCCGGGCTGATGACAGCGAGCAAGGTGATGGTGATAACAGCTAACAATTCGGTCATCGCGTATCCTGTGCAACAGTAACAACTACACGCATGGTGCCTGCAATACTGCGCCATGAAAAACGATGATTTCTGACAGCCATGGTGAGCCAGACTCACCATTCACTGACAGCCGCCTGCCCTCCTTGCTGGCGCTGCGCTGCTTTGAAGCCGCCGCCCGGCTGGAGAACTTCAGCCGCGCTGCAGACGAGCTGCACCTCACCCATGGCGCCGTCAGCCGCGCCGTGCGGCTGCTCGAAGACGAACTGGGCCTGGCGCTGTTCGAGCGGCGCAGCCGGCGCGTCTTTCTCACGGCGGAGGGCCGGGCACTGGCCCAGGCCGTGAGCCAGGGGCTGGATCTGATGCGCCAGGGCATTGCCGGTCTGCGCGCCCGCGCGCGCCAGCAGCGGCGCTGGGTGCTGTCCTGCGAGCCCACCTTGCTGATGCGCTGGCTGATTCCGCGCTGGCCGGATTTCCAGGCGCGCCATCCCAGGCTGGAGCTGCACCTGGTCGCCGGTGGCGGCCCCTTCTCCTTTGCCAGCGGTATCGACCTCGCTATTCGCCGGGATGACTTTGCCTGGCCCCCAGGCTGCCATGCCGAGCCCCTGTTTGCAGAACGTATCGGCCCGGTTTGCCGCCCGGACAAGCAAGCGGCCTGGTTCCGTACGGGCCCGCGCAGCGCGGCACTCCAAGCCAAGGCCGTGCCCTTGCATACCCGCACACGCCCTGGCGCCTGGCGGGACTGGTGCGCGGCCACGGGCCGGCCGCTGCCCGCAGCCACTGGGCAAAGCTTGGAGCATTTCTACTTCAGCCTGCAAGCGGCCATTGCCGGGCTCGGGGTCGCCATTGGCCCCTGGCATCTGGTGCAGGACGACATTAACCACGGTCTGCTCGTCGCCCCGCTGGGCTTTGTCGAGGACGGCTCGCAGTATTGCCTGCTCTCGCCCCATGCCTTGCTGCCAGGCAGTGTGCAGCACCACCTGCTGGCGTGGCTGCGATCCATGGCCTAGCCCGTTCGGGCCATGGCCATTCAGCGCGCATTGCCGGCAAGCCCCGGATGAACGCCATGGTCCTTGC encodes the following:
- a CDS encoding LysR family transcriptional regulator, with translation MISDSHGEPDSPFTDSRLPSLLALRCFEAAARLENFSRAADELHLTHGAVSRAVRLLEDELGLALFERRSRRVFLTAEGRALAQAVSQGLDLMRQGIAGLRARARQQRRWVLSCEPTLLMRWLIPRWPDFQARHPRLELHLVAGGGPFSFASGIDLAIRRDDFAWPPGCHAEPLFAERIGPVCRPDKQAAWFRTGPRSAALQAKAVPLHTRTRPGAWRDWCAATGRPLPAATGQSLEHFYFSLQAAIAGLGVAIGPWHLVQDDINHGLLVAPLGFVEDGSQYCLLSPHALLPGSVQHHLLAWLRSMA